In Fimbriiglobus ruber, a genomic segment contains:
- a CDS encoding ribonucleoside-diphosphate reductase subunit alpha — MQVRKRNGSLEDVNVNKIVRAVQRCAGGLPHVDPMRVAVKTIGGLYDGATTAELDRLSIQTAAGLIAEEPEYSRLAARLLATYVDKEVENQDVHSFSQSIAAGYRHGLVAETTMGFVAANARKLNAAAGEPVPDLYEYFGLRTVYDRYLLRHPETRHVIETPAFFFLRVACGLAETAGDAIEFYRLLAAHRYLPSTPTLFNSGTARPQMSSCYLLDSPADNLEAIYDRYADVAKLSKFAGGIGLAYHRVRARGSLIRGTNGHSNGVVPWLKTLDASVAAVNQGGKRKGACCVYLETWHADIEEFLELRDNTGDPARRTYNLNLANWVPDLFMRRVEAGAEWSLFDPKVVPHLTDLFGAAFDAAYEEAEARGLAAKRLPAQDLYARMMRTLAETGNGWMTFKDACNRACNQTGATGAVVHSSNLCTEIVEVSSAGETAVCNLGSVNLARHVSPDGFDFDALAETVRTAVRFLDRVIDINFYPTPEAAASNQRWRPVGLGVMGLQDVFFTLRLPFDAPAARELSRRIQEEIYYHALSTSCDLAESRGSHPNFHETRAAGGVLQIDLWGVTPTKAARWDALRARIRQTGLRNSLLVAIAPTATIASIVGAYECVEPQVSNLFKRETLSGEFLQLNRYLVDDLKALGLWTDAVRARIKLADGSVQGIEELPADLRSVYRTAWEVPMRALIDMAAERGPFIDQSQSLNLFLESPTIGKMSSMYMYAWKKGLKTTYYLRSRPATAIAKTTVTKAAAATQAVACSLENPGSCDACQ, encoded by the coding sequence ATGCAGGTGCGGAAGCGGAACGGGTCGCTGGAAGACGTCAACGTCAACAAGATCGTCCGGGCCGTTCAGCGGTGCGCGGGCGGGCTGCCGCACGTCGACCCGATGCGGGTGGCCGTCAAGACGATCGGCGGCCTGTACGACGGGGCGACCACCGCCGAACTCGATCGGCTGTCGATCCAGACGGCTGCCGGGTTGATCGCCGAGGAGCCGGAGTATTCCCGGCTCGCGGCCCGCCTGCTCGCCACCTATGTCGATAAGGAAGTCGAGAACCAGGACGTTCATTCGTTTTCCCAGTCGATCGCCGCCGGGTATCGGCACGGTCTGGTCGCGGAAACGACGATGGGATTTGTCGCGGCCAACGCCCGGAAACTGAACGCCGCGGCCGGCGAGCCGGTCCCGGACCTGTACGAGTATTTCGGCCTGCGGACCGTCTACGACCGCTACCTGCTCCGCCACCCGGAGACGCGGCACGTCATCGAGACCCCGGCGTTCTTCTTCCTCCGCGTGGCGTGTGGGCTCGCGGAGACGGCGGGCGACGCCATCGAGTTCTACCGGCTGCTGGCCGCCCACCGCTACCTTCCCAGCACCCCGACGCTATTCAACTCCGGCACCGCCCGCCCGCAGATGTCGTCCTGCTACCTGCTCGACTCCCCGGCCGACAACCTGGAAGCCATCTACGACCGGTACGCGGACGTGGCGAAGTTGTCGAAGTTCGCCGGCGGAATCGGCCTCGCCTACCACCGCGTCCGCGCCCGCGGGTCGCTCATCCGCGGGACGAACGGGCACAGCAACGGCGTCGTCCCGTGGTTGAAAACGCTCGACGCCTCGGTCGCCGCGGTCAATCAAGGGGGCAAGCGGAAGGGGGCGTGTTGCGTCTACCTGGAGACGTGGCACGCCGACATCGAGGAGTTTCTGGAACTCCGCGACAACACCGGCGACCCGGCCCGGCGGACGTACAACCTGAACCTCGCCAACTGGGTGCCAGACCTGTTCATGCGGCGTGTCGAGGCGGGGGCGGAGTGGTCGCTGTTCGACCCGAAAGTGGTCCCCCACCTGACCGACCTGTTCGGCGCCGCGTTCGACGCCGCCTACGAAGAAGCGGAAGCCAGGGGCCTTGCGGCCAAACGGCTGCCGGCCCAGGACCTGTACGCCCGGATGATGCGGACCCTGGCCGAGACGGGGAACGGGTGGATGACCTTCAAGGACGCCTGCAACCGGGCGTGTAACCAGACGGGGGCGACCGGGGCCGTCGTTCACAGCTCGAACTTGTGTACCGAGATCGTCGAGGTGTCGTCGGCCGGGGAGACGGCCGTGTGCAACCTCGGGTCGGTGAACCTGGCCCGGCACGTCAGCCCGGACGGGTTCGACTTCGATGCGCTTGCCGAAACGGTACGAACGGCCGTCCGGTTTCTCGACCGGGTCATCGACATCAACTTTTACCCGACCCCGGAGGCCGCCGCGTCCAACCAACGCTGGCGGCCGGTGGGGCTCGGGGTGATGGGTCTCCAGGACGTGTTCTTCACGTTACGGCTGCCGTTCGACGCGCCCGCCGCACGCGAACTGTCGCGCCGAATTCAGGAAGAGATCTACTACCACGCGTTATCGACCTCGTGCGACCTCGCGGAGAGCCGGGGGTCGCACCCGAATTTTCACGAGACGCGGGCCGCGGGCGGAGTTCTCCAGATCGACCTCTGGGGCGTCACCCCGACCAAAGCGGCCCGGTGGGACGCCCTGCGCGCGCGGATTCGTCAGACGGGCCTCCGGAACTCGCTCCTGGTCGCCATCGCGCCGACGGCGACCATCGCCTCGATCGTCGGGGCGTACGAGTGCGTCGAACCGCAGGTATCGAACCTGTTCAAGCGGGAAACGCTCTCGGGCGAGTTCCTCCAACTGAACCGCTATCTGGTGGACGACTTGAAGGCACTGGGACTTTGGACGGACGCCGTGCGCGCCCGGATCAAGCTGGCAGACGGGTCGGTACAGGGCATCGAGGAGTTGCCGGCTGACTTGCGGTCGGTTTATCGCACGGCCTGGGAGGTACCGATGCGGGCGCTCATCGACATGGCCGCCGAGCGCGGGCCGTTCATCGATCAGAGCCAGTCGCTCAACCTGTTCCTGGAGAGCCCGACCATCGGCAAGATGTCGTCGATGTACATGTACGCCTGGAAGAAAGGGTTGAAGACGACGTACTATCTCCGCTCGCGCCCGGCCACGGCGATCGCCAAGACGACCGTTACGAAGGCGGCCGCCGCGACGCAGGCCGTCGCCTGTTCCCTCGAAAACCCCGGCTCCTGTGACGCCTGTCAGTGA